The following coding sequences are from one Ornithodoros turicata isolate Travis chromosome 1, ASM3712646v1, whole genome shotgun sequence window:
- the LOC135391544 gene encoding uncharacterized protein LOC135391544 — protein MGKNISASLHKTLNTCRGVIAVSELIDVPVEEILENLKDQDVIDVRKIKIRKNGEYITTRNIVLTFDRPTLPTTLKVGYLSADVRPYIPNPLRCFRCNRFGHAADGCRGSACCARCGKSDHETKECKGPDCCVNCSSNHPSYSRSCAKWKYEKEVLHVKVTQNISYPEARKKVAPIFFEKSFATAVKQKVKLVTQFTQTEQSLLTETTTNEVQGGARPPPVPETPVASLTPTPLLSSQSTETTSMDCEDETSAERSFASTSSQVLQKNRASLSGSGSLPDISDKELAAARKKPTRPRVTPPTKNR, from the coding sequence ATGGGTAAAAATATTTCAGCTTCCTTGCACAAAACACTGAACACTTGCAGGGGCGTCATCGCAGTATCAGAACTGATTGACGTGCCTGTGGAAGAAATCCTAGAAAACTTAAAGGACCAGGATGTCATTGATGTACGCAAAATCAAAATCCGTAAAAATGGGGAGTACATCACCACACGAAATATAGTACTGACGTTTGACAGGCCCACACTTCCAACAACACTAAAAGTAGGCTACCTGTCAGCAGATGTCCGACCTTACATTCCGAACCCGTTGCGCTGTTTtcggtgcaacaggtttggacATGCTGCAGACGGGTGCCGTGGCTCCGCCTGTTGTGCACGATGTGGAAAGTCTGACCATGAGACTAAAGAATGCAAAGGGCCAGACTGCTGTGTCAACTGTTCTTCcaaccacccatcctactcgAGGTCCTGTGCAAAGtggaaatatgaaaaagaagtcctgcacgtcaaggttacacagaacatcagttacccagaagccagaaaaaaagtagCTCCCATCTTTTTCGAAAAATCCTTTGCCACAGCcgtaaaacagaaagtaaaactaGTAACACAGTTCACACAGACCGAGCAATCACTACTGACAGAGACAACCACAAATGAAGTCCAAGGAGGTGCACGTCCACCTCCAGTCCCCGAAACTCCAGTGGCGTCCCTAACACCGACGCCACttctgtcctcacagtccacggagACCACATCCATGGACtgcgaggacgagacgagcGCTGAGCGCTCCTTCgcgagcacgagctcccaagTACTCCAAAAGAATAGAGCTAGTCTgtcggggagtgggtcactCCCTGACATATCTGACAAGGAGCTTGCGGCTGCGCGGAAGAAACCCACAAGGCCGCGGGTCACACCTCCAACAAAAAATAGGTAA